In one Stenotrophomonas maltophilia genomic region, the following are encoded:
- a CDS encoding LacI family DNA-binding transcriptional regulator — MNDNGSSTSSKRAGKAVTVTDIARAIGVSRATVSLVLRGSPLVNVDTRAKVEAELRRQRYVYNRAAANLRRRTSSSIALVINDLSNPFFAEFASGVDEALGGRGYVTLLGSTGESPERQQAVLSTLMEHTPAGLILSPAEGSDATQLRQALGANANVLLFNRELDGADWDFLTLDNQHGAYLATRHLIERGHRHIAFFGGHAASSSCHQRRAGFQQALAEAGLSLPPGWMIESAPNRLEAAARTDELFADGHRPSAAVCYNDTVALGLMLGLNSRGIRPGGDFAVTGFDDISEASVAVPPLTTLTADPRERGRQAAALLLQRLDEPDAPPRRTVAPVQLRIRESSAARPT; from the coding sequence ATGAACGACAACGGCAGCAGCACTTCCAGCAAACGCGCCGGCAAGGCAGTGACGGTGACCGACATCGCGCGCGCCATCGGCGTGTCGCGGGCGACCGTGTCGCTGGTGCTGCGCGGCAGCCCGCTGGTCAACGTCGATACCCGGGCCAAGGTCGAGGCCGAGCTGCGGCGCCAGCGCTATGTCTACAACCGCGCAGCAGCCAACCTGCGGCGGCGCACGTCCTCCAGCATCGCACTGGTGATCAACGACCTGTCCAATCCATTCTTCGCCGAATTCGCCTCCGGCGTCGACGAGGCGCTGGGTGGGCGTGGCTACGTGACCCTGCTGGGCAGCACCGGCGAATCGCCGGAACGCCAGCAGGCGGTGCTGTCCACGCTGATGGAACACACCCCGGCGGGGCTGATCCTGTCGCCGGCCGAAGGCAGCGATGCCACGCAGCTGCGCCAGGCACTGGGAGCCAATGCCAACGTCCTGCTGTTCAACCGTGAGCTGGACGGGGCCGATTGGGACTTCCTGACGCTGGACAACCAGCATGGGGCCTATCTGGCCACCCGCCACCTGATCGAGCGCGGCCATCGCCATATCGCCTTCTTCGGCGGCCACGCGGCGTCCAGTTCCTGCCACCAGCGCCGTGCCGGCTTCCAGCAGGCGCTGGCTGAGGCTGGACTGTCGCTGCCACCCGGCTGGATGATCGAATCGGCGCCGAACCGGCTGGAGGCGGCTGCACGCACCGACGAACTGTTCGCCGATGGCCATCGGCCGAGCGCAGCGGTCTGCTACAACGACACCGTCGCGCTGGGGCTGATGCTGGGCCTGAACTCGCGCGGCATCCGGCCGGGCGGCGATTTCGCTGTCACCGGCTTCGACGATATTTCCGAGGCTTCGGTGGCGGTGCCACCGTTGACGACGCTGACCGCCGACCCGCGCGAGCGTGGCCGGCAGGCGGCGGCACTGCTGCTGCAGCGCCTGGACGAACCGGATGCGCCGCCACGGCGCACGGTGGCTCCGGTGCAGCTGCGGATCCGCGAAAGCAGTGCCGCCCGGCCGACCTGA
- the cueR gene encoding Cu(I)-responsive transcriptional regulator: MNIGEAAKASSVSAKMIRYYEQIGLIPAADRTASGYRAYSHADVHRLRFIRRARDLGFSVAEITDLLGLWNDTSRHSADVKRLAEQHIDDLEQRIDHMRQMADTLKSLISCCAGDERPECPILQRLEEGEEGAEPVAARRQARRS, from the coding sequence TTGAACATCGGTGAGGCCGCGAAGGCATCGAGCGTTTCGGCGAAGATGATCCGCTACTACGAGCAGATCGGGCTGATTCCTGCTGCCGACCGTACGGCATCCGGCTACCGGGCCTATTCGCACGCCGACGTGCATCGACTGCGGTTCATACGCCGCGCGCGGGACCTGGGATTCTCGGTCGCGGAGATCACGGATCTGCTGGGCCTGTGGAACGATACCTCGCGCCACAGCGCCGACGTCAAGCGCCTGGCCGAGCAGCACATCGATGATCTCGAGCAGCGCATCGACCACATGCGGCAGATGGCCGATACGCTGAAGTCGCTGATCAGCTGCTGTGCGGGCGACGAGCGGCCGGAGTGCCCGATCCTGCAGCGGCTGGAGGAGGGCGAGGAAGGCGCGGAGCCAGTCGCGGCGCGGCGGCAGGCGCGCCGGAGCTGA
- a CDS encoding GH92 family glycosyl hydrolase gives MRPVPSAPAVPSTPRPLTRLAWLLALAMSPVLLQAAPAALEREVNTFIGSKDDGNTFPGASAPFGLIQVSPIGSHYSGWRYDDEKIRGFGHSFLSGAGCWEQGGQVSVLPVTGSIGPGGDFDTADAKSFNHKTYAASYTHDGEIGQAGYYKVRLTSYGGIDAEATARTRAAAERYTFSQRSGDGHVLVNVGQANERHSVIGSVIDVVGDRVVEGKLVTKSFCGGHQYTTWFRIEFDRPFKAHGTWGEAGGLPGARHSMEGEQKPNGAWLSFDLAKGQSVTAVSAISHVDAEGARTNLRTEGMQGGALMGFDRMRALSQQAWREELGRVRVQGGSADDRTVFYSAAYHALLQPLTGSDADGRYRGYDDGIHRADGWTYYEYFSLWDTYRAQNQWLALTRPDVARDIGRTLLAIDEQGGWLPRWGYANFETNIMTGDPVTPFMVDLWRFGAFKGRESQAWDALRRNAFGTPPLNSRHAGRSGNPTYLDKGYVVYDRAFPSKGMDVDPHHGGSATLEYALADCALSQMADGLGHARDAATLRERGRNWRKVWDPQVRDAETGFSGFPRPRTEDGQWYTPADGHYSPRSHHGFHEGTAWQYQWLAQQDMPGLVEAMDGREQAGRRLDAFFAMDALQADPLNAARREWVVGPYSYYNQFRYNPNNEPDLHAPWLYTLIGQPWKTAAVVRAAQQLFTNAPNGVTGNDDLGTMSAWYLFSAIGMYPAVPGSGQFLLHTPRFARVEVDMGNGRTLRINAPGADGRRLQYVQGVQVDGQAHAPVWLDWERLQQGPRLHFALDAQAPTQGWGTAVKDLPVSWCAAPGSQLR, from the coding sequence ATGCGCCCAGTGCCGTCCGCTCCCGCTGTCCCCTCGACGCCGCGCCCGTTGACGCGATTGGCCTGGCTGCTCGCACTGGCGATGTCGCCGGTGCTGCTGCAGGCCGCCCCGGCCGCACTCGAGCGCGAGGTGAACACCTTCATCGGCAGCAAGGACGATGGCAATACGTTCCCGGGCGCCTCGGCACCCTTCGGCCTGATCCAGGTCAGCCCCATCGGCAGCCACTATTCGGGGTGGCGCTACGACGACGAGAAGATCCGTGGCTTCGGCCACTCCTTCCTGTCCGGTGCCGGGTGCTGGGAGCAGGGCGGCCAGGTCTCGGTCCTGCCCGTGACCGGCAGCATCGGTCCCGGTGGCGATTTCGACACCGCCGACGCCAAGAGCTTCAACCACAAGACCTATGCCGCGTCGTACACGCATGACGGCGAAATCGGCCAGGCCGGCTACTACAAGGTGCGCCTGACCAGCTACGGTGGCATCGATGCCGAGGCGACCGCGCGCACCCGTGCCGCCGCCGAGCGCTACACCTTCAGCCAGCGAAGCGGCGATGGCCACGTGCTGGTAAATGTCGGCCAGGCGAATGAACGCCATTCGGTGATCGGCAGCGTGATCGACGTGGTCGGCGACCGCGTGGTCGAGGGCAAGCTGGTCACCAAGAGTTTCTGCGGTGGCCACCAGTACACGACGTGGTTCCGCATCGAGTTCGATCGCCCGTTCAAGGCGCATGGGACCTGGGGCGAGGCCGGTGGCCTGCCGGGGGCGCGCCACAGCATGGAAGGCGAGCAGAAGCCGAACGGTGCCTGGTTGAGCTTCGACCTGGCCAAGGGGCAGTCGGTCACGGCGGTGAGCGCGATTTCGCATGTCGATGCCGAAGGCGCGCGCACCAACCTGCGCACCGAGGGCATGCAGGGCGGAGCGCTGATGGGCTTCGACCGCATGCGCGCGCTGTCGCAGCAGGCGTGGCGCGAGGAGCTGGGCCGGGTGCGCGTGCAGGGCGGCAGTGCTGATGACCGCACGGTGTTCTACAGCGCCGCCTACCACGCGCTGCTGCAGCCGCTGACCGGCAGCGATGCCGACGGCCGCTACCGCGGCTACGACGATGGCATCCATCGCGCGGATGGCTGGACCTACTACGAGTACTTCTCGCTATGGGATACCTACCGTGCGCAGAACCAATGGCTGGCGCTGACCCGCCCCGATGTGGCGCGTGACATCGGCCGCACGCTGCTGGCGATCGACGAGCAGGGGGGCTGGCTGCCACGCTGGGGTTACGCCAACTTTGAGACGAACATCATGACCGGCGATCCGGTGACCCCGTTCATGGTCGACCTGTGGCGTTTCGGTGCGTTCAAGGGCCGTGAATCGCAGGCGTGGGATGCGCTGCGCCGCAATGCGTTCGGCACCCCGCCGTTGAATTCCCGTCATGCGGGCCGGTCGGGCAATCCGACCTATCTGGACAAGGGCTACGTGGTCTACGACCGTGCGTTCCCGTCCAAGGGCATGGACGTCGATCCGCATCACGGCGGCTCGGCCACTCTGGAATATGCACTGGCCGACTGCGCGCTTTCGCAGATGGCCGATGGCCTGGGTCACGCCCGGGATGCGGCGACGCTGCGAGAGCGCGGCCGCAACTGGCGCAAGGTGTGGGACCCGCAGGTCCGCGACGCCGAGACCGGCTTCAGCGGCTTCCCGCGGCCTCGCACCGAGGATGGGCAGTGGTACACCCCGGCCGACGGGCACTACAGCCCCCGTTCCCACCACGGCTTCCATGAAGGCACCGCGTGGCAGTACCAGTGGCTGGCGCAGCAGGACATGCCGGGGCTGGTCGAGGCGATGGACGGTCGTGAGCAGGCCGGGCGCCGGCTCGATGCCTTCTTCGCGATGGATGCACTGCAGGCCGACCCGCTCAATGCCGCGCGGCGCGAATGGGTGGTCGGACCCTACAGCTACTACAACCAGTTCCGCTACAACCCGAACAACGAACCCGATCTGCACGCGCCGTGGCTCTACACCCTGATCGGCCAGCCGTGGAAGACCGCCGCGGTGGTGCGGGCCGCGCAGCAGCTGTTCACCAATGCGCCCAATGGCGTGACCGGCAACGACGATCTTGGAACGATGTCGGCGTGGTACCTGTTCAGTGCGATCGGCATGTACCCGGCAGTACCGGGCAGTGGCCAGTTCCTGCTGCATACGCCGCGCTTTGCCCGGGTCGAGGTCGACATGGGCAATGGCCGCACCCTGCGCATCAATGCCCCGGGGGCGGACGGCCGCCGCCTGCAGTACGTGCAGGGCGTGCAGGTCGATGGCCAGGCGCATGCCCCGGTCTGGCTGGACTGGGAGCGCCTGCAGCAGGGCCCGCGCCTGCACTTCGCCCTCGACGCGCAGGCGCCGACCCAGGGGTGGGGCACGGCGGTGAAGGATCTGCCGGTGTCCTGGTGCGCGGCACCTGGCAGCCAGCTGCGTTGA
- the fucP gene encoding L-fucose:H+ symporter permease, with amino-acid sequence MPISATPRPSGSPGNAPAVTNGKALAVVTTIFFMWGFLTCLNDILIPHLKAVFELNYARAMLVQFTFFGTYFLMSLPAGRLVAALGYKKGIVAGLLIAGVGALGFWPAAELRIYGAFLGALFVLATGITVLQVAANPYVALLGPEQTSSSRLTLAQALNSLGTAIAPIFGGMLILSNTVKSADEMAAMPAAEQLAYRAAEAQAVQGPYVGLAVALVLLALFVFLFRLPALSDATEQADQGHHHSYLDALRQRHLLLGVLGIFFYVGAEVSIGSFLVNYLSMPDIGGFSEQEATHYVSAYWTMAMVGRFAGSALLARFSPSRLLAIFALVNVGLLALTMASAGSVALYSVVAIGLFNSIMFPTIFALSIERLGPLTNKGSSLLIMAIVGGAVVPYLQGVLADHIGVQASFILPLLCYVYIIFYGLVGARTPASATQGG; translated from the coding sequence ATGCCGATCTCAGCAACGCCCCGTCCGTCGGGTTCCCCGGGCAACGCACCGGCCGTCACCAACGGCAAGGCCCTGGCCGTGGTGACCACCATCTTCTTCATGTGGGGCTTCCTGACCTGCCTCAACGACATCCTGATTCCACACCTGAAGGCGGTGTTCGAGCTGAACTACGCGCGGGCGATGCTGGTGCAGTTCACCTTCTTCGGTACGTACTTCCTGATGTCGCTGCCCGCTGGCCGCCTGGTCGCGGCTCTCGGCTACAAGAAGGGCATCGTGGCCGGCCTGCTGATTGCAGGTGTGGGCGCGCTGGGCTTCTGGCCGGCGGCCGAACTGCGGATCTACGGCGCCTTCCTGGGTGCATTGTTCGTGCTCGCCACCGGCATCACCGTGCTGCAGGTGGCGGCCAATCCCTATGTGGCGCTGCTGGGCCCGGAGCAGACCAGCTCCAGCCGGCTGACCCTGGCGCAGGCGTTGAACTCGCTGGGTACGGCAATCGCGCCGATCTTCGGCGGCATGCTGATTCTCTCCAATACGGTCAAGAGCGCCGATGAAATGGCGGCGATGCCGGCCGCCGAACAGCTGGCCTATCGTGCTGCCGAGGCGCAGGCCGTGCAGGGCCCGTATGTGGGCCTCGCGGTGGCGCTGGTGCTGCTGGCGTTGTTCGTGTTCCTGTTCCGCCTGCCGGCGCTGAGCGATGCGACCGAACAGGCCGACCAGGGGCATCACCACAGCTATCTGGATGCGCTGCGCCAGCGTCATCTGCTGCTGGGCGTGCTTGGCATCTTCTTCTATGTCGGTGCGGAAGTGTCGATCGGCAGCTTCCTGGTGAACTACCTGTCGATGCCCGACATCGGCGGATTCAGCGAGCAGGAGGCCACACACTACGTTTCCGCCTACTGGACGATGGCGATGGTCGGCCGCTTTGCCGGCTCGGCGCTGCTGGCACGCTTCTCGCCGAGCCGCCTGCTGGCGATCTTCGCACTGGTCAACGTCGGCCTGCTGGCGCTGACCATGGCCAGCGCCGGCAGTGTCGCGCTGTACTCGGTGGTGGCGATCGGCCTGTTCAACTCGATCATGTTCCCCACCATCTTCGCGCTCAGCATCGAGCGCCTGGGGCCGCTGACCAACAAGGGCTCGAGCCTGCTGATCATGGCCATCGTCGGCGGCGCCGTGGTGCCGTACCTGCAGGGTGTGCTGGCCGACCACATCGGGGTGCAGGCCAGCTTCATCCTGCCGCTGCTGTGCTACGTCTACATCATTTTCTACGGACTGGTCGGCGCACGTACGCCGGCCTCCGCAACGCAGGGAGGCTGA
- a CDS encoding heavy-metal-associated domain-containing protein, whose amino-acid sequence MDFHVDGMTCGGCARSVTRAIQSVDPQARVVADPPTGRVQVQTTASEAEIFAAVKDAGFPPRTA is encoded by the coding sequence ATGGACTTCCATGTTGACGGCATGACCTGCGGCGGATGCGCGCGCAGCGTGACCCGCGCGATCCAGAGCGTTGATCCGCAGGCACGCGTGGTCGCCGATCCGCCGACAGGCCGCGTGCAGGTGCAGACCACGGCCAGCGAAGCGGAGATCTTCGCCGCTGTGAAGGACGCAGGCTTCCCGCCGCGCACCGCCTGA
- a CDS encoding AGE family epimerase/isomerase, with product MSTSPDFRSPAFLRAHIADTLAFYHPRCIDPAGGFFHYFRDDGSVYDASHRHLVSSTRFVFNYAMAYREFGKAEYREAVEHGVRYLREVHRNPATGGYAWTLRDGQVEDDMNHCYGVAFVLLAYSCALKAGIEQARAWMDETWQLLEARFWEPQHGLYRDEADGQWNFTGYRGQNANMHMCEAMLAAFEASGEQRYVERALQLADNMTRRQAAKAGGPVWEHYDSNWEIDWNYNLDDPKHLFRPWGFQPGHQTEWAKLLLILDRHVQADWLVPTARHLFDVAVERSWDEARGGLYYGFAPESRRQPGMDGAPIGGDSFVCDDDKYFWVQAETLATAALMAARTGDDRYWQWYDRIWAYSWEHFVDHRYGAWFRILDADNRKYSDEKSPAGKVDYHTMGACYEVLNVVR from the coding sequence ATGAGCACCTCGCCCGACTTCCGTTCGCCCGCGTTCCTGCGCGCGCATATCGCCGATACCCTGGCGTTCTATCATCCGCGCTGCATCGATCCGGCCGGTGGTTTCTTCCATTATTTCCGTGACGACGGCAGCGTCTACGATGCCAGCCATCGCCATCTGGTAAGCAGCACCCGTTTCGTCTTCAACTACGCGATGGCCTATCGCGAGTTCGGCAAGGCCGAGTACCGCGAGGCCGTCGAGCATGGCGTGCGCTATCTGCGTGAGGTGCACCGCAATCCGGCCACCGGTGGCTATGCCTGGACCCTGCGCGATGGCCAGGTCGAGGACGACATGAATCACTGCTATGGCGTGGCGTTCGTCCTGCTGGCCTACAGCTGCGCGTTGAAGGCCGGCATCGAGCAGGCCCGCGCGTGGATGGATGAGACCTGGCAGCTGCTGGAGGCGCGCTTCTGGGAGCCGCAGCACGGTCTGTACCGGGACGAGGCGGACGGCCAGTGGAACTTCACCGGTTACCGTGGACAGAACGCCAACATGCACATGTGCGAGGCCATGCTGGCTGCGTTCGAGGCCAGTGGCGAACAGCGCTATGTGGAACGTGCCCTGCAGCTGGCCGACAACATGACCCGTCGCCAGGCAGCCAAGGCCGGTGGCCCGGTATGGGAGCACTACGATTCCAACTGGGAGATCGACTGGAACTACAACCTGGACGACCCCAAGCATCTGTTCCGTCCCTGGGGTTTCCAGCCGGGCCACCAGACGGAGTGGGCCAAACTGCTGCTGATCCTGGATCGGCACGTGCAGGCCGACTGGCTGGTGCCGACGGCGCGTCATCTGTTCGACGTGGCCGTGGAGCGCAGCTGGGACGAGGCCCGTGGTGGCCTGTACTACGGTTTCGCGCCGGAGTCACGGCGGCAGCCGGGCATGGACGGCGCGCCGATCGGCGGCGACAGCTTCGTCTGCGACGACGACAAGTACTTCTGGGTACAGGCCGAAACCCTGGCAACCGCTGCGCTGATGGCTGCGCGCACCGGTGATGACCGCTACTGGCAGTGGTACGACCGCATCTGGGCCTATTCCTGGGAGCACTTTGTCGATCACCGCTACGGCGCCTGGTTCCGCATTCTCGATGCAGA
- a CDS encoding TonB-dependent receptor, producing the protein MGMSHSKRMHGQDALSLAIALALAAAVLPAGAAAQQATTGTPDATTLDSVQVTGYRYAIEKSLEQKRDANAVVEVITAEDVGKFPDKNVADALQRVPGVVITRDGGEGKTVSVRGLAADLTLTQLNGNYVATSETNDEATRSFNYTLLPSNMLSSAELFKSPEARIDEGGIGGTVILHTRRPLDMESNSGFVTLEGTSSDTSHDIDPQASALYSWHSKDERFGVLVGVTQQKRTSRTMEVTTENYQWYGTDTDARDVHGNPMLQDGIEYWWGNSGFNNQNGRNYTDFFMPTSVNFAVKEETRQRKGGQLTFQFKPVDNVTMTANYFRFELEGNYAQHMLKVPEWSMARFNGDGNWAGGRMLNGLDFDPSGTVVTGAQFEKLAGKTYYCNEAEAEAAGLEPGGWGPDDCTIPTPQLTGGYSREKALSQTADLSIDWDISPLWKASFTGGRTWSEGGPSMNFRMSAKPRRQTNGVWESSSSTSWDLTGTPSGTFAPDLQQQLMAGIAEIDTGSTDSSWKQTEIKQNYFQADVTKLFESGWLDSIQFGAKYRDGTVHRNTGNTYWVCQGRDPSDYDNNRYQSGCDPTANIAQPGFFLSNPISNIPGGFNTNVFPGINYPAYIDYLNKTYGGSHNRVEDDFIYNVNEKIYSGYFQANFRTERVRGNVGVRVVRTKQLAQSTDSIERFDDYFLDNAAGAPMACSDPAAAAYPNYSCESGFVRLPYNLAQSKSFELLGVDRTYTDVLPSFNIAWDITDTLLLRGAASKVIARPGYTEIGAPGSLRYYSEEYVNDRRVAGGAPTPGWTGDGSNKQLEPFEATQFDLGLEWYFQPGAVAGVGLFRKNVDNFTVPVVRDMQMQVGGETVTVQDYETRANGQDGVSQGVELYGQYTFDFGVGVQANYTYNDTNLASIVLDGQNIGSSPLVGSAKNQANVTVFYENDKFLARASYNRRGQVVGGLNNGMTVYTEPYDQLDLNVAYNLTPEWTLTASVINATKSEQRVHLGNDTKARLISNTYAGRQLYFGATWKF; encoded by the coding sequence ATGGGAATGAGTCACTCAAAACGCATGCATGGCCAGGACGCACTGTCGCTGGCCATCGCGCTGGCATTGGCCGCTGCCGTCCTGCCGGCGGGCGCCGCGGCGCAGCAGGCCACCACCGGCACGCCCGATGCCACCACCCTGGACAGCGTCCAGGTCACCGGCTACCGCTACGCCATCGAAAAGAGCCTTGAGCAGAAGCGCGACGCCAACGCCGTGGTCGAAGTAATCACGGCCGAAGACGTCGGCAAGTTCCCCGACAAGAACGTGGCCGACGCGCTGCAGCGCGTACCGGGCGTGGTCATCACCCGCGACGGCGGCGAAGGCAAGACGGTCAGCGTGCGCGGCCTCGCTGCAGACCTGACGCTGACCCAGTTGAACGGCAACTACGTCGCCACCTCCGAGACCAACGACGAGGCGACCCGCTCTTTCAACTACACCCTTCTGCCGTCCAACATGCTGTCCAGCGCCGAGCTGTTCAAATCGCCGGAAGCGCGCATCGATGAAGGCGGCATCGGCGGCACGGTCATCCTGCACACCCGGCGCCCTCTGGACATGGAGTCCAACTCGGGCTTCGTCACCCTTGAAGGCACCTCGTCAGACACCAGTCACGACATCGATCCGCAGGCCTCCGCACTGTACTCGTGGCACAGCAAGGACGAGCGTTTCGGCGTGCTGGTCGGCGTGACCCAGCAGAAACGCACCAGCCGCACCATGGAAGTCACCACCGAGAACTATCAGTGGTACGGCACCGATACCGATGCGCGCGACGTGCATGGCAACCCCATGCTGCAGGACGGCATCGAGTACTGGTGGGGCAACTCCGGCTTCAACAACCAGAACGGTCGCAACTACACCGACTTCTTCATGCCGACATCGGTCAATTTCGCGGTGAAGGAGGAAACGCGCCAGCGCAAGGGCGGGCAGCTGACCTTCCAGTTCAAGCCGGTCGACAACGTGACCATGACGGCCAACTACTTCCGCTTCGAGCTGGAGGGCAACTACGCCCAGCACATGCTGAAGGTGCCGGAGTGGAGCATGGCCCGCTTCAATGGTGACGGCAACTGGGCCGGCGGCCGCATGCTCAACGGGCTGGACTTCGATCCCAGCGGCACCGTCGTCACCGGCGCGCAGTTCGAGAAGCTGGCCGGCAAGACCTATTACTGCAATGAAGCCGAGGCCGAAGCGGCCGGGCTCGAGCCGGGGGGCTGGGGCCCCGATGACTGCACCATTCCGACCCCGCAGCTCACCGGCGGCTACAGCCGCGAAAAGGCGCTCTCGCAGACCGCCGACCTCAGCATCGACTGGGATATCAGCCCGCTGTGGAAGGCGTCGTTCACCGGCGGCCGTACCTGGTCCGAAGGCGGCCCCTCGATGAACTTCCGCATGTCAGCCAAACCGCGTCGGCAGACCAATGGCGTGTGGGAATCGTCCAGCAGCACCTCCTGGGACCTGACCGGCACGCCGTCGGGCACCTTCGCACCCGACCTGCAGCAGCAGCTCATGGCCGGCATCGCCGAGATCGACACCGGTTCGACCGACTCGTCCTGGAAGCAGACCGAGATCAAGCAGAACTATTTCCAGGCCGATGTCACCAAGCTGTTCGAATCCGGCTGGCTGGACTCGATCCAGTTCGGTGCCAAGTATCGTGACGGCACGGTGCACCGCAACACCGGCAATACCTACTGGGTGTGCCAGGGCCGAGACCCGTCGGACTACGACAACAACCGCTACCAGAGCGGCTGCGACCCTACGGCCAATATCGCCCAGCCCGGCTTCTTCCTGTCCAACCCGATCAGCAACATCCCCGGCGGCTTCAATACCAACGTGTTCCCGGGCATCAACTATCCGGCCTACATCGATTACCTGAACAAGACCTACGGCGGTTCGCACAACCGTGTCGAGGACGACTTCATCTACAACGTCAACGAGAAGATCTACTCGGGCTACTTCCAGGCCAACTTCCGCACCGAGCGGGTGCGCGGCAACGTGGGCGTGCGCGTGGTGCGCACCAAGCAGCTGGCGCAGTCCACCGATTCGATCGAGCGTTTCGACGACTACTTCCTCGACAACGCCGCAGGCGCACCGATGGCGTGCTCCGACCCGGCCGCGGCGGCCTACCCGAACTACAGCTGCGAGAGCGGTTTCGTGCGCCTGCCCTACAACTTGGCACAGAGCAAGAGTTTCGAGCTGCTGGGCGTGGACCGCACCTACACCGACGTCCTGCCGAGCTTCAACATCGCCTGGGACATCACCGATACCCTGCTGCTGCGCGGCGCCGCCTCGAAGGTCATCGCACGCCCCGGCTACACCGAGATCGGCGCTCCGGGCAGCCTGCGCTACTACAGCGAGGAGTACGTCAACGACCGCCGCGTGGCCGGCGGTGCACCGACCCCGGGCTGGACCGGCGACGGCAGCAACAAGCAGCTTGAACCCTTCGAGGCCACCCAGTTCGACCTCGGCCTGGAGTGGTACTTCCAGCCGGGCGCGGTGGCCGGCGTGGGCCTGTTCCGCAAGAACGTGGACAACTTCACCGTGCCTGTCGTGCGCGACATGCAGATGCAGGTCGGTGGCGAAACCGTGACCGTGCAGGACTACGAGACCCGTGCCAACGGCCAGGACGGTGTGTCGCAGGGCGTGGAGCTGTACGGCCAGTACACCTTCGATTTCGGCGTCGGCGTGCAGGCGAACTACACCTACAACGACACCAACCTGGCCTCGATCGTGCTGGATGGGCAGAACATCGGCTCGTCGCCGCTGGTCGGCAGCGCCAAGAACCAGGCCAACGTGACGGTGTTCTACGAGAACGACAAGTTCCTTGCCCGCGCCTCGTACAACCGTCGCGGCCAGGTGGTCGGCGGACTGAACAACGGCATGACGGTCTACACCGAGCCGTACGACCAGCTTGATCTCAACGTGGCCTACAACCTCACCCCGGAGTGGACCCTGACCGCGTCGGTGATCAACGCCACCAAGTCCGAGCAGCGCGTGCATCTGGGCAATGACACCAAGGCCCGCCTGATCTCCAATACCTACGCGGGCCGCCAGCTGTACTTCGGCGCGACCTGGAAGTTCTAA
- a CDS encoding carbohydrate kinase family protein has product MGAIVCFGEILIDLLAQPPANADTPRAFLQYAGGAPANVAVAAARLGAKTQFVGMLGRDMFGDFLAESLAEHGVGTDYIVRTDAAKTALAFVALDAEGERSFSFYRPPAADLLFRDSDFQAACFDSAQCFHVCSNSLTEAAIADATFAGMERARAAGAVVSLDLNLRPALWPADVDPSPRLWQALERADLVKLSREELDYLAAPLGDGGEDAVLQRLLAAQARWVIVTDGAATLRWYTRQAQGTVTSFQVAAVDTTAAGDAFVGGVLVGLLERGGAGAGFSAFCRDPQAIDATLRFGAAVGALAVTRKGAFAAMPSLDEVQQLLQAQDITA; this is encoded by the coding sequence ATGGGTGCGATTGTCTGCTTCGGCGAAATTTTGATCGATCTACTGGCGCAGCCGCCGGCCAATGCGGACACGCCGCGCGCGTTCCTGCAATACGCCGGCGGGGCACCGGCCAACGTCGCGGTGGCTGCCGCGCGGCTGGGCGCGAAGACGCAGTTCGTCGGCATGCTGGGCCGCGACATGTTCGGCGACTTCCTGGCCGAAAGCCTGGCCGAGCACGGTGTCGGTACCGACTACATCGTCCGCACCGATGCCGCCAAGACCGCGCTGGCGTTCGTCGCTCTCGATGCAGAGGGGGAGCGCAGCTTCAGCTTCTACCGTCCGCCGGCGGCCGATCTGCTGTTCCGCGACAGTGATTTCCAGGCCGCCTGCTTCGACAGTGCGCAGTGCTTCCACGTCTGCTCCAACAGCCTGACCGAGGCGGCCATCGCGGACGCAACCTTCGCGGGCATGGAGCGCGCGCGCGCTGCCGGGGCTGTGGTCAGTCTCGACCTCAACCTGCGGCCGGCGCTGTGGCCGGCCGATGTCGATCCGTCGCCGCGCCTGTGGCAGGCGCTCGAACGCGCGGACCTGGTCAAGCTGTCGCGCGAAGAACTGGACTACCTGGCGGCGCCCCTGGGCGACGGCGGCGAGGACGCGGTGCTGCAGCGGCTGCTGGCGGCGCAGGCTCGCTGGGTGATCGTGACCGATGGTGCGGCCACGCTGCGCTGGTACACCCGCCAGGCGCAGGGCACGGTGACCAGCTTCCAGGTCGCCGCTGTCGATACCACCGCAGCCGGTGATGCCTTCGTGGGAGGCGTGCTGGTGGGACTGCTGGAGCGGGGTGGCGCAGGCGCGGGATTCAGCGCGTTCTGCCGGGACCCGCAGGCCATCGACGCCACGCTGCGCTTCGGTGCCGCGGTCGGCGCGCTGGCCGTTACCCGCAAGGGCGCGTTCGCCGCGATGCCCTCGCTCGACGAAGTGCAGCAGCTGCTGCAGGCACAGGACATTACCGCATGA